One genomic segment of Candidatus Berkiella aquae includes these proteins:
- the trkA gene encoding Trk system potassium transporter TrkA → MKIIILGAGQVGGTLAEHLSLENDVTIVDINPDRLNDLQERLDIRTVCGPASYPNVLLNAGAEDADLLIAVTNSDEANMVACQVAYSLFRTPTKIARVRATQYVAYEELFGSGALAVDMLISPEHLVMQHIKRLIEHPDALQVVNFAQGRVQMAAVRAFYGGTLVGHALGDMKKHMPQIDTKVVAIFRRNKAIIPSDDTIIEPDDEVFFLATPLHIDAVMSELRQLDQPYKRVIIAGGGNIGAKLAEALEHQFNVKIIEKSVPRTQRLAAELNKAVVLLGDAADRELLLDENIQETDVFCAVTNQDEANIMSAILAKRLGAHKVMALVNRSAYVDVIEGGDIDIAISPQQATIGSLLTHVRRGDVVNVHSLRRGAAEAIEAVAHGDKQTSQVIGRKIRDIHLPKGTTIGAIVREDQVIIAHDDCEIAPEDHVILFVIDKSRIQHVERLFQVGITFI, encoded by the coding sequence ATGAAAATTATTATATTGGGTGCCGGCCAAGTCGGCGGCACATTAGCAGAGCACTTAAGTCTCGAAAACGACGTGACTATCGTCGATATTAATCCCGATCGCCTGAATGATTTGCAAGAACGTCTTGATATCCGCACGGTTTGCGGACCAGCTTCCTATCCCAATGTGCTCTTAAATGCCGGCGCCGAAGATGCTGATTTATTGATTGCGGTTACCAATTCCGATGAAGCGAATATGGTTGCTTGCCAAGTTGCTTATAGTCTGTTCAGAACCCCAACAAAAATAGCGCGCGTCAGAGCGACACAATATGTCGCTTATGAAGAATTATTTGGCAGCGGCGCATTAGCGGTGGATATGTTAATAAGCCCTGAACATTTGGTGATGCAGCATATTAAGCGATTGATTGAACATCCTGATGCTTTACAAGTCGTCAATTTTGCACAAGGACGTGTGCAAATGGCGGCAGTACGCGCCTTTTATGGTGGCACCTTAGTTGGGCATGCCTTAGGTGACATGAAAAAGCATATGCCACAAATTGATACAAAAGTGGTTGCTATCTTTCGCCGCAATAAAGCCATTATTCCAAGCGATGACACGATTATCGAGCCTGATGATGAAGTCTTTTTCTTAGCAACGCCATTACATATCGATGCCGTCATGAGCGAGCTTCGTCAGCTCGATCAACCTTATAAACGGGTGATTATCGCGGGCGGCGGCAATATTGGCGCCAAACTTGCTGAAGCATTGGAACATCAATTTAATGTTAAGATTATTGAAAAATCGGTACCTCGCACTCAACGACTCGCCGCAGAACTCAATAAAGCGGTTGTCTTATTAGGCGATGCCGCCGATCGTGAATTATTACTTGATGAAAACATTCAAGAAACCGATGTTTTTTGTGCGGTCACCAATCAAGATGAAGCCAATATTATGTCGGCGATTCTGGCTAAACGATTAGGCGCTCACAAAGTGATGGCGCTTGTTAATCGTTCAGCCTATGTGGATGTGATTGAAGGCGGTGATATTGATATTGCTATCTCTCCCCAGCAAGCAACCATTGGCAGTCTATTAACCCATGTCAGACGAGGCGATGTAGTCAATGTCCACTCCTTACGAAGGGGAGCAGCAGAAGCCATTGAAGCGGTTGCGCATGGTGATAAACAGACTTCACAAGTCATTGGTCGCAAAATTCGTGATATCCATTTACCCAAAGGCACAACCATTGGTGCCATTGTCAGAGAAGATCAGGTGATCATTGCACATGACGATTGTGAAATTGCCCCAGAAGATCACGTCATCTTATTCGTCATAGACAAAAGTCGCATTCAACATGTTGAACGCCTATTCCAAGTGGGCATTACATTTATCTAA
- the rsmB gene encoding 16S rRNA (cytosine(967)-C(5))-methyltransferase RsmB yields the protein MGQTVNCRALAYEILIDVARHGRSFNPQLVSKRYPSLDARNQAFTVHLCFGVLRFYFVLQSALNLLLDKPLKEKDKDLQLLLMIGLYQLFYTDIPHHASIHATVEACKRIAPFAKGLINGVLRNALRLDAKVKHCLDKSASHPAWLEKRWQHQWPQYWQTLLEANQQHPPFVLRVNQRKMNREDYLALLNKENIPANILEHAAMGIEIAEDVPIQRLPGFLEGLVSVQDGSAQLAATLLELTPKLRVLDACAAPGGKTAHMLELEPSLEVVALEKEAPRVHLLKSTLERLALPATVLCADASSPNDWWDQQLFDRILLDAPCSATGVIRRHPDIKLHRQESDLKQLTKLQADLLSQLWPLLKPGGILLYATCSTLAAENEEQISQFLATQQDAAVLPIEASWGITQAAGRQILPGQDGMDGFYYARLIKCA from the coding sequence ATGGGACAAACTGTGAATTGTCGTGCGTTAGCCTATGAAATTCTGATTGACGTGGCTCGCCATGGACGCTCTTTTAATCCTCAATTAGTATCAAAGCGTTATCCTTCATTAGATGCTCGCAACCAAGCTTTTACCGTTCATTTATGCTTTGGGGTTTTGCGGTTCTATTTTGTATTGCAAAGTGCTTTAAACCTGTTACTCGACAAACCTCTCAAAGAGAAAGACAAAGATTTACAATTGCTGTTAATGATAGGTTTATATCAGTTATTTTATACTGACATTCCTCATCATGCTTCGATTCATGCCACCGTAGAGGCTTGTAAACGGATTGCGCCATTTGCTAAAGGGCTTATTAATGGCGTATTACGCAATGCCTTGCGCCTGGATGCTAAAGTCAAACATTGCTTGGACAAGAGCGCATCACATCCAGCATGGCTTGAGAAGCGCTGGCAACATCAATGGCCTCAATATTGGCAAACGTTGCTAGAAGCAAACCAGCAACATCCTCCCTTTGTGTTGCGAGTCAATCAACGCAAAATGAATCGGGAAGATTATCTTGCCCTGTTAAATAAAGAAAATATTCCAGCGAACATCTTAGAGCACGCCGCAATGGGCATTGAGATAGCCGAAGATGTGCCCATCCAACGGTTACCGGGTTTTCTAGAGGGCTTGGTTAGCGTGCAAGACGGTAGCGCACAGCTGGCTGCAACACTATTAGAACTTACTCCTAAACTTCGTGTTTTGGATGCTTGCGCCGCGCCCGGCGGAAAAACGGCCCACATGCTGGAGCTTGAACCTTCTCTTGAGGTTGTTGCGCTTGAAAAAGAAGCGCCTCGTGTTCATTTGTTAAAAAGTACCTTAGAACGTCTGGCACTGCCCGCAACCGTTCTCTGTGCCGATGCGAGCTCCCCGAACGATTGGTGGGATCAGCAATTATTTGATCGCATTCTGCTCGATGCGCCTTGCTCTGCAACCGGTGTGATTCGGCGCCATCCTGATATCAAATTGCACCGACAAGAATCCGATCTTAAGCAGCTAACAAAACTACAAGCTGATTTACTGTCGCAATTATGGCCATTGCTTAAACCCGGTGGCATACTGTTATATGCAACTTGTTCAACCCTTGCAGCAGAAAATGAGGAGCAGATTTCCCAGTTTCTTGCTACGCAACAGGATGCAGCGGTATTGCCTATTGAAGCCAGCTGGGGCATCACGCAAGCAGCAGGACGTCAAATATTACCAGGTCAAGATGGCATGGATGGCTTCTACTACGCTAGACTCATAAAGTGCGCCTAA
- the fmt gene encoding methionyl-tRNA formyltransferase, whose product MRIIFAGTPTFAEIQLEALLTTGHEIVAVYTQPDKPAGRGQQLQMSPVKTLALSHQLPIEQPTSLKTPEALATLTSYQPDVMVVAAYGLLLPEAVLALPRFGCINVHASLLPRWRGASPIQQAILAGDKETGITLMRMDKGLDTGNSLANGIIPIAHDDTSESLHDKLAVLGAKMLFHALEEVVDSPGEQQNEAQVTHAPKIAKSAALIDWQQSAQQIERQVRAYFPWPVAYTLIHGQILRIFKAQVVKRDVNRFPAGTIIEQTPQGIIVSTAEQALLITHAQLPGKKALPMSEILKGHAALFTLSKQMGI is encoded by the coding sequence ATGAGAATCATTTTCGCCGGAACACCCACGTTTGCAGAAATACAATTAGAGGCCTTATTAACTACAGGGCATGAGATTGTTGCTGTCTATACCCAGCCCGATAAGCCAGCGGGTCGTGGACAACAATTGCAAATGAGTCCCGTTAAAACACTTGCACTATCTCATCAATTACCGATAGAACAACCGACTTCTTTAAAAACACCAGAAGCCTTAGCAACCTTGACAAGCTATCAACCCGATGTGATGGTCGTTGCTGCTTATGGTCTTTTATTACCGGAAGCGGTTTTAGCGCTACCTCGTTTTGGCTGCATCAATGTCCATGCTTCATTACTACCACGCTGGCGAGGCGCCTCTCCCATTCAGCAAGCCATTCTTGCAGGCGATAAAGAAACCGGCATTACCTTAATGCGAATGGATAAAGGTTTAGATACTGGCAATTCACTTGCCAATGGCATCATCCCTATTGCCCATGATGATACTAGCGAATCACTCCATGACAAGCTCGCTGTTTTAGGGGCAAAAATGTTGTTTCATGCTTTAGAAGAAGTGGTCGATTCTCCTGGAGAACAACAAAATGAAGCCCAAGTAACGCATGCACCCAAAATAGCGAAATCAGCCGCATTGATTGATTGGCAACAAAGTGCACAGCAAATTGAGCGGCAAGTGCGCGCTTATTTTCCTTGGCCAGTTGCGTATACGCTCATTCATGGGCAAATATTACGGATCTTCAAGGCCCAAGTAGTCAAACGCGATGTCAATCGTTTTCCTGCTGGCACGATCATTGAACAAACACCACAAGGGATTATCGTGAGCACAGCGGAACAAGCCCTATTAATCACACACGCCCAGTTACCCGGAAAAAAAGCTTTGCCGATGAGTGAAATCTTAAAAGGGCATGCAGCCTTATTTACTTTGTCAAAGCAGATGGGAATTTAA
- the def gene encoding peptide deformylase, whose translation MTLKIYHYPHKVLREVTPVITVFDDKLETTTKQMIETMYAGDGCGLAAPQVGLSLRLFVMDISKEANQPQCFINPEILESEGAIAREEGCLSLPGVYAKIERAAKITVRYQDVKGQSHTISVDGIAAHCIQHELDHLNGVLNIDRLSKLKRALLLKKLEKVQKATS comes from the coding sequence ATGACATTAAAAATTTATCATTATCCCCATAAGGTGCTGCGAGAAGTTACCCCTGTCATTACCGTTTTCGATGACAAGCTGGAAACGACGACAAAACAAATGATAGAGACCATGTATGCAGGCGATGGTTGTGGGCTTGCTGCGCCTCAAGTCGGTTTATCGTTACGCTTATTTGTGATGGACATTTCTAAAGAGGCTAATCAGCCACAATGTTTTATCAATCCCGAAATTCTAGAAAGTGAGGGAGCCATTGCTCGGGAAGAAGGCTGTCTTTCCTTACCGGGGGTGTATGCCAAAATAGAGCGTGCGGCAAAAATTACCGTGCGTTATCAAGATGTCAAAGGACAAAGCCACACTATCAGCGTTGATGGCATTGCAGCCCACTGCATTCAACATGAACTTGATCATCTTAACGGCGTTTTAAATATTGATAGACTTTCCAAGCTCAAACGCGCACTCTTGCTTAAAAAATTAGAAAAGGTGCAAAAAGCAACCTCATGA
- a CDS encoding LysM peptidoglycan-binding domain-containing protein: protein MTRCTMLLRMALAVVLSAGVTFAFAVEIGHQVSEHETTSMPEISHSRSWIHERAPQMYIVQDGDTLWEIACKFLNDPGRWEQLWRSNPEIRDPDRIYPGDIISLVYENGEPCLRLERGYRNQHATATRDARTGTIKLRPRMQVLPVDKPIPTIALSVISPFFNHSRVITPCESGKCPQIVALDDDHIVVGERDRVYVSNLCPEDENKVFTVVRPGKDYLEPCCKEKRIGIEGMVVGKAKIEKLSEPSSMILSESYAEVKVGDRIIETLYEPVEPYFMPRFPNNQALGQIVSVFGGITQIGQYQVIVITGGCDLEREVGDVLTIFQTQKDLPPRLIEALNRKLCFPPLNIGQCVVFRVFDKVSYALVMKATRPIYLLDDVARS from the coding sequence ATGACAAGGTGCACCATGCTATTAAGAATGGCATTGGCTGTCGTATTATCTGCGGGGGTAACTTTTGCTTTTGCCGTAGAAATCGGGCATCAAGTCTCAGAGCATGAAACCACTTCCATGCCTGAAATTTCACACAGTCGCTCCTGGATTCATGAGCGAGCCCCACAAATGTATATCGTGCAAGATGGCGACACGTTATGGGAAATTGCCTGCAAATTTCTGAACGATCCCGGAAGATGGGAGCAACTTTGGCGATCTAACCCTGAAATTCGAGATCCTGACCGCATCTATCCTGGAGATATTATCAGTCTTGTTTATGAAAATGGCGAGCCTTGCTTACGACTGGAGCGGGGATACAGAAATCAGCATGCCACAGCGACGCGTGATGCCCGCACTGGAACCATCAAGCTTCGTCCTCGAATGCAGGTGCTACCAGTTGATAAGCCTATACCAACGATAGCCCTTAGCGTTATTAGCCCTTTCTTTAACCATTCTCGGGTGATTACGCCTTGTGAATCGGGTAAGTGTCCACAAATCGTTGCCTTGGATGACGATCATATCGTCGTAGGTGAGAGAGACAGGGTCTATGTGAGCAATTTATGTCCTGAAGATGAGAACAAGGTCTTTACCGTCGTTCGTCCTGGCAAAGATTATTTAGAACCATGCTGTAAGGAAAAGCGGATTGGCATCGAAGGGATGGTGGTGGGTAAAGCCAAGATTGAAAAGCTCAGCGAGCCTTCCAGTATGATTTTAAGTGAGAGTTATGCTGAAGTGAAAGTGGGCGATCGTATTATTGAAACCCTTTATGAACCCGTTGAGCCCTATTTCATGCCCCGATTTCCCAACAATCAAGCATTAGGACAAATTGTCTCGGTCTTTGGTGGGATCACGCAAATTGGTCAATATCAGGTGATTGTAATTACCGGTGGGTGTGATCTGGAACGAGAAGTGGGCGATGTATTAACTATTTTCCAAACTCAAAAAGATTTACCGCCGCGTTTAATTGAAGCATTAAATCGTAAATTATGTTTCCCGCCACTGAATATTGGGCAATGTGTGGTTTTTAGGGTGTTTGATAAAGTAAGTTACGCACTTGTCATGAAGGCGACTCGACCAATTTATTTGCTTGATGACGTCGCTAGGTCATAG
- the dprA gene encoding DNA-processing protein DprA, with the protein MKWMSLSELNTYQQELPYWLVLNRMLGFGPRRFAQLCQEEKVLSNCFSQGSPTQSFRHWCEAHGIHKLILDWQGVNQDLAWQSQHARIMTWEHSEYPAQLKNIHACPPVLFVKGNVEALKAPQVAMVGSRHASPQGKENAKHFASALVAQGLVVTSGLALGIDAASHEGALLGGGQTIAVLGNSLDRIYPRSHHALAERIQMQGALVSEFPLGTAPKPAHFPRRNRIISGLSLGVLVIESTIKSGSLITANYALEQGREIFALPGSIHSPMAKGCHHLIRQGAKCVESVEHILEELVLQQRISAKNVSKLTDNDEEQGGLLAHIFDECISIDDIVSKTGLTAQEVSSMLLELELRGKVRAVPGGYIRVATGD; encoded by the coding sequence ATGAAGTGGATGTCGTTGAGCGAATTAAATACATATCAGCAAGAGCTTCCTTATTGGCTGGTGCTAAATCGGATGCTGGGATTTGGCCCAAGGCGATTTGCTCAGTTATGCCAAGAAGAGAAAGTATTATCGAATTGCTTTTCACAGGGATCTCCAACACAATCCTTTCGCCATTGGTGTGAAGCGCATGGCATTCATAAGTTAATCCTCGATTGGCAAGGGGTTAACCAAGATCTCGCTTGGCAAAGTCAGCATGCGAGAATCATGACATGGGAGCACAGTGAATATCCGGCGCAGTTGAAAAATATTCATGCTTGTCCGCCTGTCTTGTTTGTAAAGGGGAATGTAGAGGCCCTCAAAGCGCCGCAAGTCGCGATGGTTGGCAGCCGCCATGCCTCACCTCAAGGCAAAGAGAATGCTAAGCATTTTGCAAGTGCTTTGGTGGCCCAGGGATTAGTCGTTACAAGTGGATTGGCGCTTGGCATTGATGCTGCAAGCCATGAAGGTGCATTATTAGGCGGAGGACAAACCATTGCCGTATTGGGTAATAGTCTTGATAGGATCTATCCGCGTTCTCACCATGCTTTGGCAGAACGTATACAAATGCAGGGGGCATTGGTTTCAGAATTTCCCTTAGGTACTGCGCCAAAGCCGGCACACTTTCCAAGGCGCAATCGAATCATCAGTGGTTTATCGTTGGGGGTGCTAGTAATTGAGTCTACTATCAAAAGTGGTTCTTTGATAACAGCGAACTATGCTTTAGAACAGGGAAGGGAAATTTTTGCATTGCCAGGCTCTATTCATAGCCCGATGGCCAAAGGTTGCCATCATTTGATACGGCAAGGGGCAAAATGTGTGGAAAGCGTCGAACATATTTTGGAAGAGCTGGTATTACAGCAAAGAATCTCCGCTAAAAACGTTAGTAAATTAACTGACAATGATGAGGAGCAAGGAGGACTCTTAGCCCATATCTTCGATGAATGTATCTCGATTGATGATATTGTGTCGAAAACAGGATTGACCGCGCAAGAGGTTTCCTCGATGCTATTAGAATTAGAGCTCCGGGGAAAGGTTCGCGCCGTACCCGGCGGTTATATCCGAGTTGCAACGGGAGACTAA
- a CDS encoding DUF494 family protein encodes MKANVIEVLMFLFDNYLSVSEDTLLDEKSLTCELEEAGFDPQEISLAFDWLGELAEIERLAATLVQVPGNSIRVYAYEEQVKLDIACRGYLHSLEAMGLLDATVREIIIDRAMAIEADNLSLQQFKRIIGLVMLNKAPQEEMLPWIEELMNDEKADSIIH; translated from the coding sequence ATGAAAGCAAATGTCATTGAAGTATTGATGTTTTTATTTGATAACTACCTAAGTGTTAGTGAAGACACCTTGCTAGATGAGAAGTCATTGACCTGTGAATTAGAAGAGGCGGGTTTTGATCCCCAAGAAATAAGTCTTGCTTTTGACTGGCTAGGAGAGTTAGCTGAAATAGAAAGGCTTGCTGCAACATTGGTGCAAGTACCCGGAAATTCTATCCGTGTCTATGCATACGAAGAACAGGTTAAGCTTGACATAGCTTGCCGGGGCTACTTACATAGTTTAGAAGCAATGGGCTTGCTAGATGCAACTGTTCGAGAAATCATTATTGATAGAGCAATGGCGATTGAAGCCGATAATTTAAGCTTACAGCAATTCAAGCGCATTATTGGTCTTGTGATGCTTAATAAAGCGCCACAAGAAGAAATGTTGCCTTGGATAGAAGAACTCATGAACGATGAAAAAGCAGATAGCATTATTCATTAA